The sequence CGGGTTTTCCAGTGAGACTTTCAGTTTTATATTTGCATTTAATTCACTAGCCCTGATAACTGCGGCTTATATTACACCGAGACTGATTAAAAGAATTAGTAATTCAGATCTTTTATTTGGAGCTACCTTAATGTTGTTGCTGGTATGTGCACTGCATATTCTGATTGCAGCAGGAAGTCTTTCTGTAGCATTGGAAATAGCAATGCTGTATTTATCATTGCTGGCCATAGGAATTCTTTTTCCTATTACTTCGGCACACGCTTTATCTCCTTTTAAAGAAGGAAGAGGGACTGCTGCTGCATTATTAGGATTCATGCAGCTTATGGTAACCTTTTTAATTTCGGGATTATTGGGTTTCCTGGAAGCAGATTCTATTATACCAATGGTGGTTACACGCACCGGAATGGCGGTGGTGGCTGTATGGTTTGGATATCAGATTTTTAAAAGTAAAAAAACTACAATACAGCAATCTGTTGCTTAAATGAGTAGGGAAGGGGAAAGAATAGATATTATTGAAAACAGAGAGTTGCTAAATTTCCCATTCCTCATTCCGAATGAAAATGTTTATCCTTCCATTGCTTCTATTGGTCATACTAATTAGACACTTAATCAAGTAATTTTTGTAAAAAATAGTCAAAAGGTTCTCTTTGCATAAAATTTAGAATATGAAAAGAAACCTTTTGACGGCTTTTTGCTGTCTGCTGCCGCTAGGATATTGGGTAAATGCCCAGTCGGGAATCTCTGCTGAGCTCAAAACAGAATACATACCGTCCTCTAATTATATCCGTCCGGAAGACAGTGTAAAGACGAATTCTAAAAGTGATTTTAAAAGGGCAAGCCTAAATCTGAGTATTCCATTATCAGTAAAAAAAGACAAAGATGGTAGGGTCAAAGCATGGTCTATGCTAGTGAGTGGTTCCTATGCAAAAATGTCGCATAAAAACTATGAAACTCCGTTATTTCCAGATCAAATGCTGAATGCTCAAGTGGGATTACAGCATATACGGCCTTTGGGTAAGAAATGGAGTATGATGATGATGGCATCGGTAGGCCTGTATACGGATCTGGAGCAAATTAACTTTGATGATGTATTAGGACAGGGTGGAATACTGTTTATCAGACATTTTAATCGTAATATAGCATTAGGTGGAGGGCTGATTCTTACAA is a genomic window of Chryseobacterium nakagawai containing:
- a CDS encoding DUF6268 family outer membrane beta-barrel protein, whose protein sequence is MKRNLLTAFCCLLPLGYWVNAQSGISAELKTEYIPSSNYIRPEDSVKTNSKSDFKRASLNLSIPLSVKKDKDGRVKAWSMLVSGSYAKMSHKNYETPLFPDQMLNAQVGLQHIRPLGKKWSMMMMASVGLYTDLEQINFDDVLGQGGILFIRHFNRNIALGGGLILTTAFGAPMILPWIYFDWKTNGKVKFRLNFPEGAEAGYEFSDVFTLKAVVNLSGMTVERNKEGKSIMFGYQQITAGLRPEIKINDKLSIGITGGSTLIRNFTESERKISSIFKEKKIADPKFSSTFYAAVSLRWNLP